Proteins from a genomic interval of Bradysia coprophila strain Holo2 chromosome X, BU_Bcop_v1, whole genome shotgun sequence:
- the LOC119081751 gene encoding DNA topoisomerase I, mitochondrial isoform X2, translated as MSIENPDVGQTMATDNRVEGKPMNGEQHVNGVRSNGHSSNDKHRSSGHHKSSSKDKHRDKDRDKDREHKSSDHKSSKSSSGHHHSSSKHSSSSSRHKDKDRDKDRTSSHKSSNRDKDRDKDKSNDKHRDKDKDKERSKDHKSSNRDKDKEKSSSNREKDKEPRDKDKESRDKDKDRHKSSSSSKHKSSSSSSKHRDKDRHHKSGDRDRNRDKDRDRDRKDKIKDEHKNDKAEIKQEQFTEPEINDIDMKDEHNNLSQASSCDYSLSQFRPDESQFSIKAEADDYDEPVHSVHEADPLADEDDEEDIPIAKRKLKMMKEEEEDDEEDVPLLARKKVKTEKIKKAKKMKRQETSDEEDDPPKKKKKEKSKPIKQEIQTSPTKTGGRKKKDEEEQEVWKWWEEEKREDGVKWNFLEHKGPVFAPPYDPLPDHIKFEYDGKAMKLSQDAEEIACFYAKMLNNDYCTKQIFNDNFFSDWRKAMTSREREKITKLKHCDFSKMHAYFQGISEKNKSRTKEEKAALKAENEALMKEYGFCTIDGHKEKIGNFRIEPPGLFRGRGEHPKMGLVKRRVMPEDILINCSKNSKVPQAPPGHKWREVKHDNTVTWLASWTENVQGQVKYVMLNPSSKLKGEKDWQKYETARRLHKHIDKIRNTYKEEWKSKEMRIRQRGVALYFIDKLALRAGNEKDEDQADTVGCCSLRVEHIALHKTMGDKENVVVFDFLGKDSIRYYNEVEVEKRVFKNLELFKENKKEGDDLFDRLNTVVMNEHLRDLMDGLTAKVFRTYNASWTLQTQLNEMTDPNSSIPEKLLSYNRANRAVAILCNHQRAVPKSHEKSMENLKEKIRVKREQLDDLEVEVKDAVKAAKRGSMKEKMQADKKKKQLERCREQMTKLELQETDRDENKTIALGTSKLNYLDPRISVAWCKKHGVPIDKIYNKTQRDKFRWAIDMATEDYHF; from the exons ATGAGCATCGAAAATCCAGACGTTGGCCAAACTATGGCGACT GACAATCGTGTTGAGGGAAAACCAATGAATGGTGAACAGCATGTGAACGGTGTTCGGAGCAATGGCCATTCGTCAAATGATAAGCACCGCAGCAGCGGTCACCACAAATCCTCCAGCAAAGACAAACATCGTGACAAGGACAGAGACAAGGACCGTGAACACAAAAGTTCGGACCATAAGAGTTCCAAATCCAGCAGCGGTCACCACCATTCGAGTAGCAAGCATTCGTCGAGCAGTAGCCGTCATAAAGATAAGGACCGGGACAAGGATCGTACCAGTTCGCACAAATCATCGAACCGTGATAAAGACCGTGATAAGGATAAGTCGAATGACAAACATCGAGATAAGGACAAAGATAAGGAACGCAGCAAGGACCACAAGAGCAG CAATCGTGATAAGGACAAGGAAAAATCATCGTCAAACCGCGAAAAAGACAAGGAACCACGTGACAAAGATAAAGAATCACGTGACAAGGATAAAGACAGACATAAAAGTTCCTCTTCATCAAAACACAAAAGCAGTAGCAGTTCATCGAAACATCGTGATAAAGACCGACATCATAAATCTGGCGATCGTGACCGAAATCGTGATAAAGATCGGGACAGGGATCGTAAGGACAAAATCAAGGACGAGCACAAAAATGATAAAGCGGAAATCAAACAGGAGCAGTTCACCGAACCGGAAATTAATGACATTGACATGAAAGACGAGCACAACAATCTATCACAGGCCAGTTCATGTGATTACTCGCTGTCACAGTTTCGTCCCGATGAATCGCAATTTTCGATTAAAGCTGAAGCTGACGATTACGATGAACCAGTTCATTCGGTCCATGAAGCTGACCCGTTGGCAGATGAAGACGATGAAGAAGATATTCCCATT GCGAAGCGTAAACTCAAAATGATGAAGGAGGAGGAGGAAGACGACGAGGAGGATGTTCCACTGCTGGCTCGGAAGAAAGTAAAGACtgagaaaattaagaaagCTAAAAAGATGAAGCGTCAAGAAACCAGCGACGAAGAAGATGATCCTcccaaaaagaagaagaaggaaaag AGCAAACCCATTAAGCAGGAAATTCAAACCTCACCAACGAAAACTGGTGGCCGGAAGAAGAAAGACGAAGAAGAACAAGAGGTCTGGAAATG GTGGGAGGAGGAAAAAAGGGAAGATGGCGTCAAATGGAATTTCTTAGAGCACAAAGGTCCCGTATTTGCACCACCGTACGATCCACTTCCCGATCACATTAAATTCGAATACGATGGCAAAGCGATGAAACTGTCCCAGGATGCGGAAGAAATTGCCTGTTTCTATGCCAAAATGTTGAACAACGACTACTGCACCAAGCAAATATTCAACGATAATTTCTTTTCCGATTGGAGAAAAGCAATGACATCCAGGGAACGcgaaaaaattacgaaactGAAACACTGTGATTTTAGCAAAATGCATGCATATTTCCAAGGTATATCGGAGAAGAACAAAAGTCGCACGAAAGAAGAAAAGGCCGCCCTTAAAGCGGAAAACGAGGCATTAATGAAGGAATACGGATTTTGCACAATTGACGGTCACaaagagaaaattggaaaCTTCCGTATCGAACCGCCTGGACTGTTTCGTGGCCGTGGCGAACATCCGAAAATGGGCTTGGTCAAGAGACGTGTCATGCCGGAGGATATATTAATCAATTGTTCCAAAAATAGTAAAGTTCCTCAAGCGCCGCCGGGCCACAAATGGCGAGAAGTGAAGCACGACAATACCGTAACGTGGCTGGCTTCGTGGACAGAAAACGTTCAGGGCCAAGTGAAATATGTTATGTTGAATCCCAGTTCCAAGTTGAAGGGTGAAAAAGATTGGCAAAAGTACGAAACTGCCAGACGGCTGCACAAACATatcgacaaaattcgaaacacGTACAAAGAGGAATGGAAATCGAAAGAAATGCGAATTCGACAACGTGGTGTTGCACTGTACTTCATTGACAAATTGGCGCTGAGAGCTGGTAACGAAAAAGACGAAGACCAGGCGGATACGGTCGGTTGCTGTTCTCTGCGTGTGGAACACATTGCACTGCATAAAACTATGGGTGACAAAGAGAACGTAGTCGTGTTCGATTTTCTGGGTAAAGATTCCATTCGGTACTACAATGAGGTGGAAGTGGAGAAGCGAGTGTTCAAGAATCTGGAAttattcaaagaaaacaaaaaggaaGGCGACGATCTGTTCGATCGTTTGAACACTGTTGTGATGAACGAGCATTTACGAGATCTAATGGATGGCTTAACGGCGAAAGTGTTCCGTACATACAATGCTTCGTGGACACTGCAAACACAACTGAACGAAATGACCGATCCGAACTCATCAATTCCAGAGAAATTGTTGTCGTACAATCGGGCCAATCGAGCGGTCGCTATTTTGTGTAACCATCAGCGTGCTGTACCGAAAAGTCACGAAAAAAGTATGGAAAACTTGAAGGAGAAAATTAGGGTCAAACGAGAACAGCTGGATGACTTAGAAGTCGAAGTAAAG GATGCAGTTAAAGCGGCCAAACGAGGTTcgatgaaagagaaaatgcAAGCCgacaaaaagaagaaacaacTGGAACGGTGTAGGGAACAAATGACTAAATTGGAATTACAAGAGACTGACCGCGATGAGAATAAAACAATTGCATTGGgtacatcaaaattaaattatttggatCCAAGAATTTCAGTTGCTTG gtGCAAAAAGCATGGCGTTCCCATCGacaaaatttacaacaaaacCCAACGGGACAAGTTCCGTTGGGCTATAGATATGGCCACCGAGGACTACCACTTCTAG
- the LOC119081751 gene encoding DNA topoisomerase I, mitochondrial isoform X1, whose protein sequence is MSIENPDVGQTMATDNRVEGKPMNGEQHVNGVRSNGHSSNDKHRSSGHHKSSSKDKHRDKDRDKDREHKSSDHKSSKSSSGHHHSSSKHSSSSSRHKDKDRDKDRTSSHKSSNRDKDRDKDKSNDKHRDKDKDKERSKDHKSSNRDKDKEKSSSNREKDKEPRDKDKESRDKDKDRHKSSSSSKHKSSSSSSKHRDKDRHHKSGDRDRNRDKDRDRDRKDKIKDEHKNDKAEIKQEQFTEPEINDIDMKDEHNNLSQASSCDYSLSQFRPDESQFSIKAEADDYDEPVHSVHEADPLADEDDEEDIPIAKRKLKMMKEEEEDDEEDVPLLARKKVKTEKIKKAKKMKRQETSDEEDDPPKKKKKEKKSKPIKQEIQTSPTKTGGRKKKDEEEQEVWKWWEEEKREDGVKWNFLEHKGPVFAPPYDPLPDHIKFEYDGKAMKLSQDAEEIACFYAKMLNNDYCTKQIFNDNFFSDWRKAMTSREREKITKLKHCDFSKMHAYFQGISEKNKSRTKEEKAALKAENEALMKEYGFCTIDGHKEKIGNFRIEPPGLFRGRGEHPKMGLVKRRVMPEDILINCSKNSKVPQAPPGHKWREVKHDNTVTWLASWTENVQGQVKYVMLNPSSKLKGEKDWQKYETARRLHKHIDKIRNTYKEEWKSKEMRIRQRGVALYFIDKLALRAGNEKDEDQADTVGCCSLRVEHIALHKTMGDKENVVVFDFLGKDSIRYYNEVEVEKRVFKNLELFKENKKEGDDLFDRLNTVVMNEHLRDLMDGLTAKVFRTYNASWTLQTQLNEMTDPNSSIPEKLLSYNRANRAVAILCNHQRAVPKSHEKSMENLKEKIRVKREQLDDLEVEVKDAVKAAKRGSMKEKMQADKKKKQLERCREQMTKLELQETDRDENKTIALGTSKLNYLDPRISVAWCKKHGVPIDKIYNKTQRDKFRWAIDMATEDYHF, encoded by the exons ATGAGCATCGAAAATCCAGACGTTGGCCAAACTATGGCGACT GACAATCGTGTTGAGGGAAAACCAATGAATGGTGAACAGCATGTGAACGGTGTTCGGAGCAATGGCCATTCGTCAAATGATAAGCACCGCAGCAGCGGTCACCACAAATCCTCCAGCAAAGACAAACATCGTGACAAGGACAGAGACAAGGACCGTGAACACAAAAGTTCGGACCATAAGAGTTCCAAATCCAGCAGCGGTCACCACCATTCGAGTAGCAAGCATTCGTCGAGCAGTAGCCGTCATAAAGATAAGGACCGGGACAAGGATCGTACCAGTTCGCACAAATCATCGAACCGTGATAAAGACCGTGATAAGGATAAGTCGAATGACAAACATCGAGATAAGGACAAAGATAAGGAACGCAGCAAGGACCACAAGAGCAG CAATCGTGATAAGGACAAGGAAAAATCATCGTCAAACCGCGAAAAAGACAAGGAACCACGTGACAAAGATAAAGAATCACGTGACAAGGATAAAGACAGACATAAAAGTTCCTCTTCATCAAAACACAAAAGCAGTAGCAGTTCATCGAAACATCGTGATAAAGACCGACATCATAAATCTGGCGATCGTGACCGAAATCGTGATAAAGATCGGGACAGGGATCGTAAGGACAAAATCAAGGACGAGCACAAAAATGATAAAGCGGAAATCAAACAGGAGCAGTTCACCGAACCGGAAATTAATGACATTGACATGAAAGACGAGCACAACAATCTATCACAGGCCAGTTCATGTGATTACTCGCTGTCACAGTTTCGTCCCGATGAATCGCAATTTTCGATTAAAGCTGAAGCTGACGATTACGATGAACCAGTTCATTCGGTCCATGAAGCTGACCCGTTGGCAGATGAAGACGATGAAGAAGATATTCCCATT GCGAAGCGTAAACTCAAAATGATGAAGGAGGAGGAGGAAGACGACGAGGAGGATGTTCCACTGCTGGCTCGGAAGAAAGTAAAGACtgagaaaattaagaaagCTAAAAAGATGAAGCGTCAAGAAACCAGCGACGAAGAAGATGATCCTcccaaaaagaagaagaaggaaaag aAGAGCAAACCCATTAAGCAGGAAATTCAAACCTCACCAACGAAAACTGGTGGCCGGAAGAAGAAAGACGAAGAAGAACAAGAGGTCTGGAAATG GTGGGAGGAGGAAAAAAGGGAAGATGGCGTCAAATGGAATTTCTTAGAGCACAAAGGTCCCGTATTTGCACCACCGTACGATCCACTTCCCGATCACATTAAATTCGAATACGATGGCAAAGCGATGAAACTGTCCCAGGATGCGGAAGAAATTGCCTGTTTCTATGCCAAAATGTTGAACAACGACTACTGCACCAAGCAAATATTCAACGATAATTTCTTTTCCGATTGGAGAAAAGCAATGACATCCAGGGAACGcgaaaaaattacgaaactGAAACACTGTGATTTTAGCAAAATGCATGCATATTTCCAAGGTATATCGGAGAAGAACAAAAGTCGCACGAAAGAAGAAAAGGCCGCCCTTAAAGCGGAAAACGAGGCATTAATGAAGGAATACGGATTTTGCACAATTGACGGTCACaaagagaaaattggaaaCTTCCGTATCGAACCGCCTGGACTGTTTCGTGGCCGTGGCGAACATCCGAAAATGGGCTTGGTCAAGAGACGTGTCATGCCGGAGGATATATTAATCAATTGTTCCAAAAATAGTAAAGTTCCTCAAGCGCCGCCGGGCCACAAATGGCGAGAAGTGAAGCACGACAATACCGTAACGTGGCTGGCTTCGTGGACAGAAAACGTTCAGGGCCAAGTGAAATATGTTATGTTGAATCCCAGTTCCAAGTTGAAGGGTGAAAAAGATTGGCAAAAGTACGAAACTGCCAGACGGCTGCACAAACATatcgacaaaattcgaaacacGTACAAAGAGGAATGGAAATCGAAAGAAATGCGAATTCGACAACGTGGTGTTGCACTGTACTTCATTGACAAATTGGCGCTGAGAGCTGGTAACGAAAAAGACGAAGACCAGGCGGATACGGTCGGTTGCTGTTCTCTGCGTGTGGAACACATTGCACTGCATAAAACTATGGGTGACAAAGAGAACGTAGTCGTGTTCGATTTTCTGGGTAAAGATTCCATTCGGTACTACAATGAGGTGGAAGTGGAGAAGCGAGTGTTCAAGAATCTGGAAttattcaaagaaaacaaaaaggaaGGCGACGATCTGTTCGATCGTTTGAACACTGTTGTGATGAACGAGCATTTACGAGATCTAATGGATGGCTTAACGGCGAAAGTGTTCCGTACATACAATGCTTCGTGGACACTGCAAACACAACTGAACGAAATGACCGATCCGAACTCATCAATTCCAGAGAAATTGTTGTCGTACAATCGGGCCAATCGAGCGGTCGCTATTTTGTGTAACCATCAGCGTGCTGTACCGAAAAGTCACGAAAAAAGTATGGAAAACTTGAAGGAGAAAATTAGGGTCAAACGAGAACAGCTGGATGACTTAGAAGTCGAAGTAAAG GATGCAGTTAAAGCGGCCAAACGAGGTTcgatgaaagagaaaatgcAAGCCgacaaaaagaagaaacaacTGGAACGGTGTAGGGAACAAATGACTAAATTGGAATTACAAGAGACTGACCGCGATGAGAATAAAACAATTGCATTGGgtacatcaaaattaaattatttggatCCAAGAATTTCAGTTGCTTG gtGCAAAAAGCATGGCGTTCCCATCGacaaaatttacaacaaaacCCAACGGGACAAGTTCCGTTGGGCTATAGATATGGCCACCGAGGACTACCACTTCTAG
- the LOC119081751 gene encoding DNA topoisomerase 1 isoform X3, whose protein sequence is MTTRRCASALLLLLHSQVHSNKSQTFLRTIKSNLWLCRVQHTQGSAMMRWEEEKREDGVKWNFLEHKGPVFAPPYDPLPDHIKFEYDGKAMKLSQDAEEIACFYAKMLNNDYCTKQIFNDNFFSDWRKAMTSREREKITKLKHCDFSKMHAYFQGISEKNKSRTKEEKAALKAENEALMKEYGFCTIDGHKEKIGNFRIEPPGLFRGRGEHPKMGLVKRRVMPEDILINCSKNSKVPQAPPGHKWREVKHDNTVTWLASWTENVQGQVKYVMLNPSSKLKGEKDWQKYETARRLHKHIDKIRNTYKEEWKSKEMRIRQRGVALYFIDKLALRAGNEKDEDQADTVGCCSLRVEHIALHKTMGDKENVVVFDFLGKDSIRYYNEVEVEKRVFKNLELFKENKKEGDDLFDRLNTVVMNEHLRDLMDGLTAKVFRTYNASWTLQTQLNEMTDPNSSIPEKLLSYNRANRAVAILCNHQRAVPKSHEKSMENLKEKIRVKREQLDDLEVEVKDAVKAAKRGSMKEKMQADKKKKQLERCREQMTKLELQETDRDENKTIALGTSKLNYLDPRISVAWCKKHGVPIDKIYNKTQRDKFRWAIDMATEDYHF, encoded by the exons ATGACCACCCGAAGATGTGCAAGTGCTCTCTTGCTACTTCTTCATAGTCAAGTCCATAGCAATAAATCGCAAACGTTTTTGCGTACGATTAAATCGAATTTGTGGCTATGTCGAGTACAGCACACTCAGGGGTCTGCGATGATGAG GTGGGAGGAGGAAAAAAGGGAAGATGGCGTCAAATGGAATTTCTTAGAGCACAAAGGTCCCGTATTTGCACCACCGTACGATCCACTTCCCGATCACATTAAATTCGAATACGATGGCAAAGCGATGAAACTGTCCCAGGATGCGGAAGAAATTGCCTGTTTCTATGCCAAAATGTTGAACAACGACTACTGCACCAAGCAAATATTCAACGATAATTTCTTTTCCGATTGGAGAAAAGCAATGACATCCAGGGAACGcgaaaaaattacgaaactGAAACACTGTGATTTTAGCAAAATGCATGCATATTTCCAAGGTATATCGGAGAAGAACAAAAGTCGCACGAAAGAAGAAAAGGCCGCCCTTAAAGCGGAAAACGAGGCATTAATGAAGGAATACGGATTTTGCACAATTGACGGTCACaaagagaaaattggaaaCTTCCGTATCGAACCGCCTGGACTGTTTCGTGGCCGTGGCGAACATCCGAAAATGGGCTTGGTCAAGAGACGTGTCATGCCGGAGGATATATTAATCAATTGTTCCAAAAATAGTAAAGTTCCTCAAGCGCCGCCGGGCCACAAATGGCGAGAAGTGAAGCACGACAATACCGTAACGTGGCTGGCTTCGTGGACAGAAAACGTTCAGGGCCAAGTGAAATATGTTATGTTGAATCCCAGTTCCAAGTTGAAGGGTGAAAAAGATTGGCAAAAGTACGAAACTGCCAGACGGCTGCACAAACATatcgacaaaattcgaaacacGTACAAAGAGGAATGGAAATCGAAAGAAATGCGAATTCGACAACGTGGTGTTGCACTGTACTTCATTGACAAATTGGCGCTGAGAGCTGGTAACGAAAAAGACGAAGACCAGGCGGATACGGTCGGTTGCTGTTCTCTGCGTGTGGAACACATTGCACTGCATAAAACTATGGGTGACAAAGAGAACGTAGTCGTGTTCGATTTTCTGGGTAAAGATTCCATTCGGTACTACAATGAGGTGGAAGTGGAGAAGCGAGTGTTCAAGAATCTGGAAttattcaaagaaaacaaaaaggaaGGCGACGATCTGTTCGATCGTTTGAACACTGTTGTGATGAACGAGCATTTACGAGATCTAATGGATGGCTTAACGGCGAAAGTGTTCCGTACATACAATGCTTCGTGGACACTGCAAACACAACTGAACGAAATGACCGATCCGAACTCATCAATTCCAGAGAAATTGTTGTCGTACAATCGGGCCAATCGAGCGGTCGCTATTTTGTGTAACCATCAGCGTGCTGTACCGAAAAGTCACGAAAAAAGTATGGAAAACTTGAAGGAGAAAATTAGGGTCAAACGAGAACAGCTGGATGACTTAGAAGTCGAAGTAAAG GATGCAGTTAAAGCGGCCAAACGAGGTTcgatgaaagagaaaatgcAAGCCgacaaaaagaagaaacaacTGGAACGGTGTAGGGAACAAATGACTAAATTGGAATTACAAGAGACTGACCGCGATGAGAATAAAACAATTGCATTGGgtacatcaaaattaaattatttggatCCAAGAATTTCAGTTGCTTG gtGCAAAAAGCATGGCGTTCCCATCGacaaaatttacaacaaaacCCAACGGGACAAGTTCCGTTGGGCTATAGATATGGCCACCGAGGACTACCACTTCTAG
- the LOC119082998 gene encoding mRNA cap guanine-N7 methyltransferase, with translation MSSPVNYEEHEDVHDPSYFVNKSSVDESILFETKNDEEVSDINASDAVVTTDSDLFSEPPNKKANISSEHSKIVASHYNNLQEKGLYERSKSNIFYMRNFNNWIKSMLINEYLTKIKSNAPHGAPLKVLDMCCGKGGDLLKWEKGCITHLICTDIADISVEQCQKRYDSMAERTHHGRNKFQKMFTAEFFASDCTRNRIREQFKDVSIKLNLVSCQFSFHYCFESLKQAECMIRNAAECLTEGGYFIGTIPDANEIIRRQRENGTSSFGNDVYKISFLCDSECPPLFGAKYNFQLEGVVDCPEFLVHFPMLIKLARKFGLEFVMKERFEDFYKRNLDNGKGLMERMNALETYPSHHHYKGNDGDDKYSHVARKFDRNTKCGTLSKSEWEAISLYMVFAFRKMKTEWDDKGNPKYV, from the exons ATGTCTTCACCCGTAAACTACGAAGAACATGAAGATGTTCACGACCCCAGCTACTTTGTTAATAAAAGTAGTGTGGATGAGTCAATATTATTCGAGACAAAAAATGACGAAGAAGTAAGTGATATCAACGCATCGGACGCTGTTGTGACAACAGATTCAGATTTATTTTCCGAGCCACCCAATAAAAAAGCGAACATTTCGAGTGAACATAGTAAAATCGTGGCAAGTCACTACAATAATTTACAAGAGAAGGGATTGTACGAGCGATCGAAGTCGAATATATTTTACATGAGGAATTTCAACAACTGGATCAAAAGTATGTTGATAAATGAGTACTTAACGAAAATTAAGAGCAACGCTCCACATGGTGCACCACTGAAAGTCCTGGACATGTGCTGCGGAAAGGGTGGCGACTTACTGAAGTGGGAAAAAGGATGCATCACCCATTTGATTTGTACGGATATCGCCGATATTAGCGTGGAGCAATGCCAAAAGCGATACGACTCAATGGCCGAGCGAACACATCATGGACGGaacaaatttcagaaaatgttcACAGCCGAATTCTTTGCCAGCGACTGTACAAGAAACCGAATTCGGGAGCAATTCAAAGACGTATCAATCAAACTGAATTTGGTGAGTTGTCAGTTTTCGTTCCACTATTGTTTCGAGTCGCTCAAGCAAGCTGAGTGCATGATTCGTAACGCTGCCGAGTGTTTAACTGAAGGTGGCTACTTTATCGGAACGATTCCGGACGCAAATGAAATTATCCGGAGGCAAAGGGAGAACGGAACCAGTTCGTTCGGCAATGACGTTTacaaaatatcgtttttgtGCGATAGTGAATGTCCTCCATTGTTTGGAGCCAAATACAATTTCCAATTGGAAGGCGTTGTTGACTGTCCAGAGTTTCTAGTTCACTTTCCGATGCTGATCAAGTTGGCAAGGAAGTTCGGCTTGGAGTTTGTTATGAAGGAGCGATTTGAAGACTTTTACAAGAGGAATTTAGATAATG GTAAAGGACTGATGGAACGAATGAACGCTTTAGAAACGTATCCATCACATCATCACTATAAGGGTAATGATGGTGATGACAAATACAGCCATGTCGCCAGGAAATTCGACCGGAATACGAAATGTGGTACATTATCCAAATCGGAATGGGAAGCAATCA GTCTGTATATGGTATTCGCTTTCAGGAAAATGAAAACGGAGTGGGACGATAAGGGTAATCCTAAGTACGTGTGA
- the LOC119083054 gene encoding mpv17-like protein, producing the protein MSMLKILFTKYPLVRGMVSYSLIWPTSALIQQTIAGKTWENYDWKKCVRFSLYGGLVVAPTLYCWIKIASTLWPTTSFKTAVYKAIVETFSYTPFAMTAFYFGMSILENKTIDEATNEVKTKFWPTYKVAVCVWPLVAMVNFSLIPERNRVPFISICSLLWTCFLAYMKQLEMMREREQEARSHQ; encoded by the exons ATGTCCATGCTCAAGATATTGTTCACCAAGTACCCACTGGTGCGAGGTATGGTCTCGTACAGTTTAATATGGCCAACTAGTGCGCTGATTCAACAAACAATTGCTGGCAAAACATGGG AAAATTATGACTGGAAAAAATGTGTTCGATTTAGTCTATACGGAGGGTTAGTTGTCGCTCCTACATTGTATTGCTGGATCAAAATTGCAAGCACGCTTTGGCCCACAACTTCTTTTAAAACTGCCGTTTATAAG GCTATAGTTGAGACGTTCTCATACACTCCGTTTGCGATGACAGCCTTCTATTTTGGGATGAGCATTTTGGAGAACAAAACTATTGACGAGGCAACCAACGAAGTAAAGACGAAATTTTGGCCCACATACAAG GTTGCTGTATGTGTATGGCCATTGGTTGCAATGGTTAACTTTTCATTAATTCCTGAGAGAAATCGGGTGCCGTTTATCAGTATTTGTAGTCTGCTGTGGACATGTTTCCTGGCTTATATGAAGCAATTAGAAATGATGCGAGAACGTGAACAGGAAGCTCGGTCGCATCAATGA
- the LOC119083009 gene encoding enolase, which translates to MPIKSIFARQIFDSRGNPTVEVDLTTELGLFRAAVPSGASTGVHEALELRDNEKANWHGKGVLQAVGHINKTIAPELIKAGLEVTQQTEVDEFMIKLDGTENKSKFGANAILGVSLAVCKAGAAKKGVPLYKHIADLAGNKNIILPTPAFNVINGGSHAGNKLAMQEFMIFPTGATSFTEAMKIGSEVYHHLKKVINTKFGLDATAVGDEGGFAPNILNNKDALLLIQDAIEKAGYTGKVEIGMDVAASEFHKEGLYDLDFKNPASDKAQWLSPEKLTALYQEFITEFPMVSIEDPFDQDHWDAWTNMTANTQIQIVGDDLTVTNPKRIQTGIEKKACNCLLLKVNQIGTVTESIKAHLLAKSAGWGTMVSHRSGETEDTFIADLVVGLSTGQIKTGAPCRSERLAKYNQILRIEEELGAAAKYAGKSFRNPQ; encoded by the coding sequence ATGCCGATCAAGAGCATCTTCGcccgtcaaattttcgactcCCGTGGTAATCCAACCGTTGAAGTTGATTTGACCACCGAGCTGGGATTGTTCCGCGCTGCTGTGCCGTCCGGAGCATCAACTGGTGTCCATGAAGCTTTGGAATTGCGTGACAACGAAAAAGCCAACTGGCACGGAAAGGGTGTTCTTCAAGCCGTCGGTCATATTAACAAGACTATTGCCCCCGAACTGATCAAAGCTGGTCTTGAAGTGACACAGCAAACTGAAGTCGATGAATTTATGATTAAATTGGATGGAACTGAAAACAAATCCAAATTCGGTGCAAACGCTATTCTTGGAGTTTCATTGGCCGTTTGCAAGGCCGGTGCTGCCAAGAAGGGAGTACCACTATACAAACATATCGCTGACTTGGCTggcaacaaaaatattattttgccaACACCTGCATTCAACGTAATCAACGGTGGAAGTCATGCCGGTAACAAATTGGCCATGCAAGAATTCATGATCTTTCCAACCGGTGCTACCTCTTTCACTGAAGCCATGAAAATTGGTTCGGAAGTGTACCATCATTTGAAGAAAGTCATCAACACCAAATTCGGTCTCGACGCCACTGCTGTGGGTGATGAGGGTGGATTTGCCCCAAACATTTTGAACAACAAAGACGCTTTGTTGTTGATCCAAGATGCTATTGAAAAGGCTGGATACACCGGAAAAGTTGAAATCGGTATGGATGTTGCTGCTTCTGAATTCCACAAGGAAGGGCTCTACGATTTGGACTTCAAGAATCCGGCAAGCGACAAAGCCCAATGGTTATCGCCAGAAAAACTTACAGCTCTATACCAGGAGTTCATCACCGAATTCCCCATGGTCAGCATTGAAGATCCCTTCGATCAGGATCATTGGGACGCCTGGACAAACATGACCGCCAACACCCAAATTCAAATTGTAGGTGACGATTTGACCGTTACGAATCCAAAACGCATTCAGACTGGCATTGAGAAGAAGGCTTGCAATTGTTTATTGCTGAAGGTCAACCAAATCGGTACCGTTACCGAATCGATAAAGGCTCATTTGTTGGCCAAGAGCGCCGGATGGGGAACCATGGTCTCACATCGATCTGGCGAAACTGAAGATACTTTCATTGCTGATTTGGTCGTTGGTTTGAGTACCGGTCAAATTAAGACTGGTGCACCATGCCGTTCCGAACGATTGGCCAAATACAATCAAATTTTACGCATTGAAGAGGAATTGGGCGCTGCGGCAAAGTATGCCGGTAAGAGTTTCCGTAATCCACAATAA